One window from the genome of Engraulis encrasicolus isolate BLACKSEA-1 chromosome 16, IST_EnEncr_1.0, whole genome shotgun sequence encodes:
- the pkd2 gene encoding polycystin-2 isoform X3 produces MSSPRIKPNQTQNPSGRSTADAATVSLPHRLDPSEGIEMERIQHQNADSAAPPGTPLAPTSSSRQAWSRDNPGFEPEEEMMEPDWPPESPGHRSVSTGSSGSSGLGSFAGGAGARMQRGLYPTPTLDAPQQQMHDHRNCGKRILEKIRILWGTRLLEDCDSSRERYLKNVLREMMTYIVFLITLCILTYGMVSTNMYYYTKVMSQLFLDTPVANGDPTSFKTISSMDDFWRFAEGPFLNGMYWEVWYNNKTIQENQSLIYYENLLLGVPRLRQVKVQNASCTVLEDLKDKVQDCYSVYSPANEDKGTFGLKEGTAWRYSEESKVGGSSHPGEVASYSGGGYYLDLSRNREDSANQLQVLKDNLWLDRGTRAVFLDFSVYNGNINLFCIVRLLVEFPATGGALTSWQFQTVRLVRYTSSWDVFVGLCEVAFCFFVLYYVVEETLEIRLHRLYYFRNLWNCLDVLLILLCVPAIIMNICRTGLVNSNLKSLLDNHTTYPNFVSLANLQVQFNNLAAVIVFLAWVKLFKFINFNKTMSQLSTTMSRCVKDLVGFAIMFFIIFLAYAQLGYLVFGTQVNDFSTFQACIFTQFRIILGDFDFSEIEEANGILGPIYFTSFVFFIFFILLNMFLAIINDTYSEVKTDMSQQRSEMEMGDLIKKGYNKALVKLRLKKTTVDDISDSLRQAGGKLNFDELRQDLKGKGHTDAEIEAIFAKYDLDGDQELTEHEHQQMRDDLEKERDLDLERSALPRPMSGRSFSRSQDDSEEDDDEDSGHSSRRRGSSSGGVSYEEFQVLVRRVDRMEHSIGSIVSKIDAVIVKLETMERAKLKRKDVLGRLLDGMTEDERTGRDPEQHREQMERLVREELQRWESDDTISQVSHQQQQQQQGPAAVGPGTRTGTGAQPRPHSAQPSSSQSTEGTDAAGNV; encoded by the exons ATGAGTTCCCCTCGAATCAAACCAAATCAGACACAAAATCCGAGTGGCCGGTCAACAGCGGATGCTGCAACTGTATCGTTGCCACACAGACTGGATCCAAGCGAGGGCATTGAGATGGAGAGAATACAGCATCAGAACGCGGACTCTGCTGCGCCTCCTGGTACGCCGTTAGCCCCCACTTCAAGCTCAAGGCAAGCTTGGAGCCGTGACAATCCTGGGTTTGAACCCGAAGAGGAGATGATGGAACCGGACTGGCCACCGGAGAGTCCTGGCCACAGGTCCGTATCCACGGGTAGCAGTGGGAGTAGCGGTCTTGGAAGTTTCGCCGGAGGCGCTGGCGCACGGATGCAGAGAGGACTCTACCCAACTCCAACTTTGGATGCGCCCCAACAACAGATGCACGATCACCGAAATTGTGGGAAAAGGATTCTTGAAAAAATAAGAA TTCTGTGGGGTACACGGCTTCTTGAGGACTGCGACAGCAGCAGAGAGAGGTACCTGAAGAATGTCCTTCGCGAGATGATGACTTACATCGTCTTCCTCATCACTCTATGCATTT TGACATACGGGATGGTGAGCACCAACATGTATTACTACACCAAGGTCATGTCTCAGCTGTTCCTGGATACACCAGTAGCCAATGGAGACCCAACCTCTTTTAAAACAATCTCCTCTATGGATGACTTCTGGAGG TTTGCAGAAGGACCCTTCCTTAATGGGATGTACTGGGAGGTGTGGTACAACAACAAGACCATTCAAGAGAATCAGAGTCTAATCTACTATGAGAACCTGTTGCTGGGTGTCCCACGTCTTCGCCAGGTCAAAGTTCAGAACGCATCCTGCACTGTCCTAGAAGACTTAAAGGACAAGGTCCAGGACTGCTACAGCGTGTACTCTCCTGCCAACGAAGACAAAGGCACATTTGGACTCAAGGAGGGCACTGC GTGGAGGTACTCGGAAGAAAGTAAAGTGGGAGGGAGTTCCCATCCGGGGGAGGTGGCCTCGTACAGTGGGGGCGGGTACTACCTGGACCTGTCTCGGAACCGAGAGGACTCGGCCAATCAGCTGCAAGTGCTGAAGGACAACCTTTGGTTGGATCGTGGCACAAGAGCAGTATTCCTGGACTTCTCTGTATACAATGGAAACATCAATCTTTTCTGCATTGTCAG GCTGCTGGTGGAGTTCCCGGCCACAGGGGGCGCTCTCACCTCCTGGCAGTTCCAGACGGTGCGCCTGGTGCGCTACACCTCCAGCTGGGACGTGTTCGTGGGGCTGTGCGAGGTGGCCTTCTGCTTCTTCGTGCTTTACTACGTGGTGGAGGAGACCCTGGAGATCCGCCTGCACCGCCTCTACTACTTCAGGAACCTCTGGAACTGCCTGGACGTCCTCCTCATCCTG CTGTGTGTTCCGGCCATCATCATGAACATCTGCAGGACCGGCCTGGTGAACAGCAACCTCAAGTCTCTCCTGGACAACCACACCACCTACCCCAACTTTGTGTCGCTGGCTAACctacag gtGCAGTTCAACAACCTGGCTGCAGTCATTGTTTTCCTGGCCTGGGTGAAG CTCTTCAAGTTCATTAACTTCAATAAGACCATGAGCCAGTTGTCCACCACCATGTCCCGCTGTGTGAAGGACCTTGTTGGGTTCGCGATCATGTTCTTCATCATTTTCCTGGCCTATGCCCAGCTGGGTTACCTGGTCTTTGGCACCCAAGTCAATGACTTCAGCACCTTCCAAGCATGCAT ATTTACACAGTTCCGGATCATTCTGGGAGATTTCGACTTCTCAGAGATTGAAGAGGCCAATGGGATTCTTGGGCCAATTTACTTCACTTCGTttgtcttcttcatcttctttatcTTGCTG AACATGTTTCTGGCCATCATCAACGACACATATTCTGAAGTAAAGACAGACATGTCACAGCAGCGATCAGAGATGGAGATGGGTGACCTCATAAAGAAG GGCTACAACAAGGCACTGGTGAAGCTACGCCTGAAGAAGACCACTGTCGATGATATCTCAGACAGCCTGCGGCAGGCGGGAGGGAAGCTCAACTTTGATGAACTTCGTCAAGACCTCAAAGG gAAGGGCCACACGGATGCTGAAATAGAGGCCATCTTTGCCAAGTACGACCTTGATGGAGACCAGGAGCTCACAGAGCATGAGCACCAACAGATGAGGGACGacttggagaaagagaga GACTTGGATCTGGAGCGGAGTGCGCTGCCCAGGCCAATGAGTGGACGGAGCTTCTCCCGTAGCCAGGACGACTCCGAGGAGGACGACGATGAGGACAGCGGCCACAGCTCACGTCGCCGTGGAAGCAGCTCGGGGGGCGTGTCATACGAGGAGTTTCAAGT TCTGGTTCGGAGAGTGGACCGCATGGAGCATTCTATTGGGAGCATTGTGTCGAAGATTGATGCCGTCATCGTGAAGCTGGAGACAATGGAGCGTGCCAAGCTGAAGAGGAAGGACGTGCTGGGCAGACTCCTGGATGGCATGACGGAG GATGAGCGTACGGGCAGGGACCCTGAGCAGCACAGAGAGCAGATGGAGAGGTTGGTGAGGGAGGAGCTCCAGCGCTGGGAGTCGGACGACACCATCTCCCAGGTcagccatcagcagcagcagcagcagcagggccctGCTGCGGTCGGGCCCGGAACCAGAACCGGGACCGGGGCACAGCCTCGACCGCACAGCGCACAGCCTTCCTCATCACAGTCCACCGAAGGAACCGACGCGGCAGGAAATGTGTGA
- the pkd2 gene encoding polycystin-2 isoform X1, with protein sequence MSSPRIKPNQTQNPSGRSTADAATVSLPHRLDPSEGIEMERIQHQNADSAAPPGTPLAPTSSSRQAWSRDNPGFEPEEEMMEPDWPPESPGHRSVSTGSSGSSGLGSFAGGAGARMQRGLYPTPTLDAPQQQMHDHRNCGKRILEKIRILWGTRLLEDCDSSRERYLKNVLREMMTYIVFLITLCILTYGMVSTNMYYYTKVMSQLFLDTPVANGDPTSFKTISSMDDFWRFAEGPFLNGMYWEVWYNNKTIQENQSLIYYENLLLGVPRLRQVKVQNASCTVLEDLKDKVQDCYSVYSPANEDKGTFGLKEGTAWRYSEESKVGGSSHPGEVASYSGGGYYLDLSRNREDSANQLQVLKDNLWLDRGTRAVFLDFSVYNGNINLFCIVRLLVEFPATGGALTSWQFQTVRLVRYTSSWDVFVGLCEVAFCFFVLYYVVEETLEIRLHRLYYFRNLWNCLDVLLILLCVPAIIMNICRTGLVNSNLKSLLDNHTTYPNFVSLANLQVQFNNLAAVIVFLAWVKLFKFINFNKTMSQLSTTMSRCVKDLVGFAIMFFIIFLAYAQLGYLVFGTQVNDFSTFQACIFTQFRIILGDFDFSEIEEANGILGPIYFTSFVFFIFFILLNMFLAIINDTYSEVKTDMSQQRSEMEMGDLIKKGYNKALVKLRLKKTTVDDISDSLRQAGGKLNFDELRQDLKGKGHTDAEIEAIFAKYDLDGDQELTEHEHQQMRDDLEKERVCDKQCYMDLDLERSALPRPMSGRSFSRSQDDSEEDDDEDSGHSSRRRGSSSGGVSYEEFQVLVRRVDRMEHSIGSIVSKIDAVIVKLETMERAKLKRKDVLGRLLDGMTEDERTGRDPEQHREQMERLVREELQRWESDDTISQVSHQQQQQQQGPAAVGPGTRTGTGAQPRPHSAQPSSSQSTEGTDAAGNV encoded by the exons ATGAGTTCCCCTCGAATCAAACCAAATCAGACACAAAATCCGAGTGGCCGGTCAACAGCGGATGCTGCAACTGTATCGTTGCCACACAGACTGGATCCAAGCGAGGGCATTGAGATGGAGAGAATACAGCATCAGAACGCGGACTCTGCTGCGCCTCCTGGTACGCCGTTAGCCCCCACTTCAAGCTCAAGGCAAGCTTGGAGCCGTGACAATCCTGGGTTTGAACCCGAAGAGGAGATGATGGAACCGGACTGGCCACCGGAGAGTCCTGGCCACAGGTCCGTATCCACGGGTAGCAGTGGGAGTAGCGGTCTTGGAAGTTTCGCCGGAGGCGCTGGCGCACGGATGCAGAGAGGACTCTACCCAACTCCAACTTTGGATGCGCCCCAACAACAGATGCACGATCACCGAAATTGTGGGAAAAGGATTCTTGAAAAAATAAGAA TTCTGTGGGGTACACGGCTTCTTGAGGACTGCGACAGCAGCAGAGAGAGGTACCTGAAGAATGTCCTTCGCGAGATGATGACTTACATCGTCTTCCTCATCACTCTATGCATTT TGACATACGGGATGGTGAGCACCAACATGTATTACTACACCAAGGTCATGTCTCAGCTGTTCCTGGATACACCAGTAGCCAATGGAGACCCAACCTCTTTTAAAACAATCTCCTCTATGGATGACTTCTGGAGG TTTGCAGAAGGACCCTTCCTTAATGGGATGTACTGGGAGGTGTGGTACAACAACAAGACCATTCAAGAGAATCAGAGTCTAATCTACTATGAGAACCTGTTGCTGGGTGTCCCACGTCTTCGCCAGGTCAAAGTTCAGAACGCATCCTGCACTGTCCTAGAAGACTTAAAGGACAAGGTCCAGGACTGCTACAGCGTGTACTCTCCTGCCAACGAAGACAAAGGCACATTTGGACTCAAGGAGGGCACTGC GTGGAGGTACTCGGAAGAAAGTAAAGTGGGAGGGAGTTCCCATCCGGGGGAGGTGGCCTCGTACAGTGGGGGCGGGTACTACCTGGACCTGTCTCGGAACCGAGAGGACTCGGCCAATCAGCTGCAAGTGCTGAAGGACAACCTTTGGTTGGATCGTGGCACAAGAGCAGTATTCCTGGACTTCTCTGTATACAATGGAAACATCAATCTTTTCTGCATTGTCAG GCTGCTGGTGGAGTTCCCGGCCACAGGGGGCGCTCTCACCTCCTGGCAGTTCCAGACGGTGCGCCTGGTGCGCTACACCTCCAGCTGGGACGTGTTCGTGGGGCTGTGCGAGGTGGCCTTCTGCTTCTTCGTGCTTTACTACGTGGTGGAGGAGACCCTGGAGATCCGCCTGCACCGCCTCTACTACTTCAGGAACCTCTGGAACTGCCTGGACGTCCTCCTCATCCTG CTGTGTGTTCCGGCCATCATCATGAACATCTGCAGGACCGGCCTGGTGAACAGCAACCTCAAGTCTCTCCTGGACAACCACACCACCTACCCCAACTTTGTGTCGCTGGCTAACctacag gtGCAGTTCAACAACCTGGCTGCAGTCATTGTTTTCCTGGCCTGGGTGAAG CTCTTCAAGTTCATTAACTTCAATAAGACCATGAGCCAGTTGTCCACCACCATGTCCCGCTGTGTGAAGGACCTTGTTGGGTTCGCGATCATGTTCTTCATCATTTTCCTGGCCTATGCCCAGCTGGGTTACCTGGTCTTTGGCACCCAAGTCAATGACTTCAGCACCTTCCAAGCATGCAT ATTTACACAGTTCCGGATCATTCTGGGAGATTTCGACTTCTCAGAGATTGAAGAGGCCAATGGGATTCTTGGGCCAATTTACTTCACTTCGTttgtcttcttcatcttctttatcTTGCTG AACATGTTTCTGGCCATCATCAACGACACATATTCTGAAGTAAAGACAGACATGTCACAGCAGCGATCAGAGATGGAGATGGGTGACCTCATAAAGAAG GGCTACAACAAGGCACTGGTGAAGCTACGCCTGAAGAAGACCACTGTCGATGATATCTCAGACAGCCTGCGGCAGGCGGGAGGGAAGCTCAACTTTGATGAACTTCGTCAAGACCTCAAAGG gAAGGGCCACACGGATGCTGAAATAGAGGCCATCTTTGCCAAGTACGACCTTGATGGAGACCAGGAGCTCACAGAGCATGAGCACCAACAGATGAGGGACGacttggagaaagagagagtgtgtgacaagCAGTGTTACATG GACTTGGATCTGGAGCGGAGTGCGCTGCCCAGGCCAATGAGTGGACGGAGCTTCTCCCGTAGCCAGGACGACTCCGAGGAGGACGACGATGAGGACAGCGGCCACAGCTCACGTCGCCGTGGAAGCAGCTCGGGGGGCGTGTCATACGAGGAGTTTCAAGT TCTGGTTCGGAGAGTGGACCGCATGGAGCATTCTATTGGGAGCATTGTGTCGAAGATTGATGCCGTCATCGTGAAGCTGGAGACAATGGAGCGTGCCAAGCTGAAGAGGAAGGACGTGCTGGGCAGACTCCTGGATGGCATGACGGAG GATGAGCGTACGGGCAGGGACCCTGAGCAGCACAGAGAGCAGATGGAGAGGTTGGTGAGGGAGGAGCTCCAGCGCTGGGAGTCGGACGACACCATCTCCCAGGTcagccatcagcagcagcagcagcagcagggccctGCTGCGGTCGGGCCCGGAACCAGAACCGGGACCGGGGCACAGCCTCGACCGCACAGCGCACAGCCTTCCTCATCACAGTCCACCGAAGGAACCGACGCGGCAGGAAATGTGTGA
- the pkd2 gene encoding polycystin-2 isoform X2: protein MSSPRIKPNQTQNPSGRSTADAATVSLPHRLDPSEGIEMERIQHQNADSAAPPGTPLAPTSSSRQAWSRDNPGFEPEEEMMEPDWPPESPGHRSVSTGSSGSSGLGSFAGGAGARMQRGLYPTPTLDAPQQQMHDHRNCGKRILEKIRILWGTRLLEDCDSSRERYLKNVLREMMTYIVFLITLCILTYGMVSTNMYYYTKVMSQLFLDTPVANGDPTSFKTISSMDDFWRFAEGPFLNGMYWEVWYNNKTIQENQSLIYYENLLLGVPRLRQVKVQNASCTVLEDLKDKVQDCYSVYSPANEDKGTFGLKEGTAWRYSEESKVGGSSHPGEVASYSGGGYYLDLSRNREDSANQLQVLKDNLWLDRGTRAVFLDFSVYNGNINLFCIVRLLVEFPATGGALTSWQFQTVRLVRYTSSWDVFVGLCEVAFCFFVLYYVVEETLEIRLHRLYYFRNLWNCLDVLLILLCVPAIIMNICRTGLVNSNLKSLLDNHTTYPNFVSLANLQVQFNNLAAVIVFLAWVKLFKFINFNKTMSQLSTTMSRCVKDLVGFAIMFFIIFLAYAQLGYLVFGTQVNDFSTFQACIFTQFRIILGDFDFSEIEEANGILGPIYFTSFVFFIFFILLNMFLAIINDTYSEVKTDMSQQRSEMEMGDLIKKGYNKALVKLRLKKTTVDDISDSLRQAGGKLNFDELRQDLKGKGHTDAEIEAIFAKYDLDGDQELTEHEHQQMRDDLEKEREDLDLERSALPRPMSGRSFSRSQDDSEEDDDEDSGHSSRRRGSSSGGVSYEEFQVLVRRVDRMEHSIGSIVSKIDAVIVKLETMERAKLKRKDVLGRLLDGMTEDERTGRDPEQHREQMERLVREELQRWESDDTISQVSHQQQQQQQGPAAVGPGTRTGTGAQPRPHSAQPSSSQSTEGTDAAGNV from the exons ATGAGTTCCCCTCGAATCAAACCAAATCAGACACAAAATCCGAGTGGCCGGTCAACAGCGGATGCTGCAACTGTATCGTTGCCACACAGACTGGATCCAAGCGAGGGCATTGAGATGGAGAGAATACAGCATCAGAACGCGGACTCTGCTGCGCCTCCTGGTACGCCGTTAGCCCCCACTTCAAGCTCAAGGCAAGCTTGGAGCCGTGACAATCCTGGGTTTGAACCCGAAGAGGAGATGATGGAACCGGACTGGCCACCGGAGAGTCCTGGCCACAGGTCCGTATCCACGGGTAGCAGTGGGAGTAGCGGTCTTGGAAGTTTCGCCGGAGGCGCTGGCGCACGGATGCAGAGAGGACTCTACCCAACTCCAACTTTGGATGCGCCCCAACAACAGATGCACGATCACCGAAATTGTGGGAAAAGGATTCTTGAAAAAATAAGAA TTCTGTGGGGTACACGGCTTCTTGAGGACTGCGACAGCAGCAGAGAGAGGTACCTGAAGAATGTCCTTCGCGAGATGATGACTTACATCGTCTTCCTCATCACTCTATGCATTT TGACATACGGGATGGTGAGCACCAACATGTATTACTACACCAAGGTCATGTCTCAGCTGTTCCTGGATACACCAGTAGCCAATGGAGACCCAACCTCTTTTAAAACAATCTCCTCTATGGATGACTTCTGGAGG TTTGCAGAAGGACCCTTCCTTAATGGGATGTACTGGGAGGTGTGGTACAACAACAAGACCATTCAAGAGAATCAGAGTCTAATCTACTATGAGAACCTGTTGCTGGGTGTCCCACGTCTTCGCCAGGTCAAAGTTCAGAACGCATCCTGCACTGTCCTAGAAGACTTAAAGGACAAGGTCCAGGACTGCTACAGCGTGTACTCTCCTGCCAACGAAGACAAAGGCACATTTGGACTCAAGGAGGGCACTGC GTGGAGGTACTCGGAAGAAAGTAAAGTGGGAGGGAGTTCCCATCCGGGGGAGGTGGCCTCGTACAGTGGGGGCGGGTACTACCTGGACCTGTCTCGGAACCGAGAGGACTCGGCCAATCAGCTGCAAGTGCTGAAGGACAACCTTTGGTTGGATCGTGGCACAAGAGCAGTATTCCTGGACTTCTCTGTATACAATGGAAACATCAATCTTTTCTGCATTGTCAG GCTGCTGGTGGAGTTCCCGGCCACAGGGGGCGCTCTCACCTCCTGGCAGTTCCAGACGGTGCGCCTGGTGCGCTACACCTCCAGCTGGGACGTGTTCGTGGGGCTGTGCGAGGTGGCCTTCTGCTTCTTCGTGCTTTACTACGTGGTGGAGGAGACCCTGGAGATCCGCCTGCACCGCCTCTACTACTTCAGGAACCTCTGGAACTGCCTGGACGTCCTCCTCATCCTG CTGTGTGTTCCGGCCATCATCATGAACATCTGCAGGACCGGCCTGGTGAACAGCAACCTCAAGTCTCTCCTGGACAACCACACCACCTACCCCAACTTTGTGTCGCTGGCTAACctacag gtGCAGTTCAACAACCTGGCTGCAGTCATTGTTTTCCTGGCCTGGGTGAAG CTCTTCAAGTTCATTAACTTCAATAAGACCATGAGCCAGTTGTCCACCACCATGTCCCGCTGTGTGAAGGACCTTGTTGGGTTCGCGATCATGTTCTTCATCATTTTCCTGGCCTATGCCCAGCTGGGTTACCTGGTCTTTGGCACCCAAGTCAATGACTTCAGCACCTTCCAAGCATGCAT ATTTACACAGTTCCGGATCATTCTGGGAGATTTCGACTTCTCAGAGATTGAAGAGGCCAATGGGATTCTTGGGCCAATTTACTTCACTTCGTttgtcttcttcatcttctttatcTTGCTG AACATGTTTCTGGCCATCATCAACGACACATATTCTGAAGTAAAGACAGACATGTCACAGCAGCGATCAGAGATGGAGATGGGTGACCTCATAAAGAAG GGCTACAACAAGGCACTGGTGAAGCTACGCCTGAAGAAGACCACTGTCGATGATATCTCAGACAGCCTGCGGCAGGCGGGAGGGAAGCTCAACTTTGATGAACTTCGTCAAGACCTCAAAGG gAAGGGCCACACGGATGCTGAAATAGAGGCCATCTTTGCCAAGTACGACCTTGATGGAGACCAGGAGCTCACAGAGCATGAGCACCAACAGATGAGGGACGacttggagaaagagaga GAGGACTTGGATCTGGAGCGGAGTGCGCTGCCCAGGCCAATGAGTGGACGGAGCTTCTCCCGTAGCCAGGACGACTCCGAGGAGGACGACGATGAGGACAGCGGCCACAGCTCACGTCGCCGTGGAAGCAGCTCGGGGGGCGTGTCATACGAGGAGTTTCAAGT TCTGGTTCGGAGAGTGGACCGCATGGAGCATTCTATTGGGAGCATTGTGTCGAAGATTGATGCCGTCATCGTGAAGCTGGAGACAATGGAGCGTGCCAAGCTGAAGAGGAAGGACGTGCTGGGCAGACTCCTGGATGGCATGACGGAG GATGAGCGTACGGGCAGGGACCCTGAGCAGCACAGAGAGCAGATGGAGAGGTTGGTGAGGGAGGAGCTCCAGCGCTGGGAGTCGGACGACACCATCTCCCAGGTcagccatcagcagcagcagcagcagcagggccctGCTGCGGTCGGGCCCGGAACCAGAACCGGGACCGGGGCACAGCCTCGACCGCACAGCGCACAGCCTTCCTCATCACAGTCCACCGAAGGAACCGACGCGGCAGGAAATGTGTGA
- the vps37a gene encoding vacuolar protein sorting-associated protein 37A, whose translation MNWIFPLSKGSGPIPPLNSLQQQRQRQIESLKTAHANIAEIQKDVEYRLPFTINNSTISVNILLPPQFPQEKPVVSVYPPVGHHLVDSNNGTVITSPLLTNFGMHSDLGKVIQSILDEFWKSPPALMSGTSGFPFMYKPSGMPPYPAQSFHFVPAFPPQDGQRPGGPASHPHAALETHMAPRPAAPACGFITDLPLPVPTTDSQVGVNGHMYKMPEIPESFTELSDMSLSQLKDMSDKEDLLLDFFVSLPQLKQVTSDKEELVNNIVAMAKKNLHLEPQLEGKRQEMLYKYEQLTQMKSSFETKMQRQHELSEGCSLSALQARLKVAAHQAEEESEETAESFLEGKTEIDDFLTNFMEKRTLCHCRRAKEEKLQQNISTHGQYSTTH comes from the exons ATGAACTGGATTTTCCCTTTGTCAAAGGGCTCTGGACCAATCCCACCTCTCAACAGTTTGCaacaacaaagacagagacaaatcGAGTCGCTCAAAACTGCACATGCAAA TATCGCAGAGATTCAAAAAGATGTCGAATACAGACTTCCTTTCACAATCAACAACTCAACCATCAGCGTCAACAT ATTGCTTCCACCTCAGTTCCCTCAGGAGAAGCCAGTGGTCAGTGTTTACCCACCTGTGGGCCATCACTTAGTAGACAGCAACAATGGCACAGTCATCACGAGTCCACTTCTTACCAAC TTTGGAATGCACTCGGACCTTGGGAAGGTTATCCAGAGCATCCTAGATGAGTTCTGGAAGAGCCCTCCAGCCCTCATGTCTGGCACCTCCGGATTTCCTTT CATGTACAAACCATCTGGGATGCCTCCGTACCCAGCCCAGAGCTTCCACTTCGTCCCCGCCTTCCCTCCCCAAGACGGCCAGCGCCCCGGGGGCCCGGCGTCCCACCCTCACGCTGCTCTGGAGACACACATGGCTCCCCGTCCCGCCGCACCCGCCTGCGGCTTCATCACAGACCTGCCACTGCCAGTGCCCACCACAGactcacag gtTGGGGTGAATGGTCACATGTATAAGATGCCCGAGATTCCAGAGTCATTCACAGAGCTGTCGGACATGAG TTTGTCACAGCTGAAGGACATGAGCGACAAGGAGGACCTGTTGTTGGACTTCTTTGTGTCTCTGCCCCAGCTCAAGCAGGTCACCAGCGATAAAGAGGAGCTGGTCAACAACATCGTGGCCATGGCCA AGAAAAACCTTCATCTAGAGCCGCAGTTGGAGGGCAAAAGGCAAGAGATGCTTTATAAG TATGAACAGCTTACCCAGATGAAGTCCAGTTTTGAAACGAAGATGCAAAGACAACACGAACTGAGTGAG GGCTGCAGCCTGAGTGCCCTGCAGGCGCGGCTGAAGGTGGCGGCCCACCAGGCGGAGGAGGAGTCGGAGGAGACGGCCGAGAGCTTCCTGGAGGGCAAGACGGAGATCGACGACTTTCTTACCAACTTCATGGAGAAAAGAACG ctgTGCCACTGCAGACGAGCCAAAGAGGAGAAGCTGCAGCAGAACATCAGCACCCACGGACAGTACTCCACCACACACTAG